From the genome of Halictus rubicundus isolate RS-2024b chromosome 2, iyHalRubi1_principal, whole genome shotgun sequence, one region includes:
- the LOC143364033 gene encoding uncharacterized protein LOC143364033, with product MMQSNIAKQTSAGPNRSRKSSMPKARVLVSPEDVSSKFSIVRKSLRNTEKSYSCDACRESFPKKMQLFKHRRTRCKDFDANRLDPRTDSAKHSQKQTGPIECNVCHKIFKKQKYLNVHKTLHGAPHICHVCGAKLTSEYYLKIHIRRHNKEFTEFCQICNKGFYLKATLRTHMSVHSDDKPCTCEVCHKSFGNRVYLRSHMKIHSQPETRKRYKCEICEFQTFYSYCYKEHLSTHTGESQVACEVCGKLIRRQYMKTHIRIHTGEKPEICEFCGKAFSSRKYLVKHRRTHTGERPYKCKICEKRFTQRGTLSAHLRRHDGAK from the exons ATGATGCA ATCCAACATCGCGAAGCAGACATCCGCCGGGCCGAATCGATCTCGCAAATCGTCAATGCCGAAAGCTAGAGTCTTAGTTAGCCCCGAAGACGTGTCCAGTAAATTCTCGATCGTCCGGAAATCTTTGCGCAATACCGAAAAGAGTTACTCGTGCGACGCGTGCCGCGAATCCTTCCCGAAGAAGATGCAGCTGTTCAAGCATCGGCGAACGCGTTGCAAGGATTTCGACGCGAATCGGTTAGATCCGAGAACCGATTCGGCGAAACATAGCCAGAAGCAGACCGGCCCGATCGAGTGCAACGTATGCCACAAGATCTTCAAGAAGCAGAAGTACCTGAACGTCCACAAAACGCTGCACGGTGCGCCGCACATCTGCCACGTGTGCGGCGCTAAACTGACTTCGGAGTACTACCTGAAGATCCACATCAGACGGCACAACAAGGAGTTCACCGAGTTCTGCCAGATCTGCAACAAAGGTTTCTACCTGAAGGCGACCCTGAGGACCCACATGAGCGTGCACAGCGACGACAAGCCCTGCACCTGCGAGGTCTGCCACAAGTCGTTCGGCAACAGGGTCTATCTGAGGAGTCACATGAAGATCCACAGCCAACCTGAGACCAGGAAGAGGTACAAGTGCGAGATCTGCGAGTTTCAGACGTTTTATAGTTATTGTTACAAGGAGCATCTCTCGACGCACACCGGCGAGAGCCAGGTCGCCTGTGAGGTCTGCGGCAAGCTGATCAGAAGACAGTACATGAAGACACATATTCGGATACACACCGGCGAGAAACCAGAGATCTGCGAGTTTTGCGGGAAAGCGTTCAGCTCGAGGAAGTACCTGGTGAAACATCGGAGAACCCATACCGGGGAGAGGCCTTACAAATGCAAAATCTGCGAGAAACGGTTCACCCAGCGCGGCACCCTTAGCGCTCATTTGCGTCGACATGATGGCGCGAAATGA